The DNA sequence CATCGCATCACTCCAGGGTTGAATCTAATCAAGTTAGAAGTGGTGCCAGAACTGAAAGGAACATCCATCTGAAAGGTGACATTATCCAGCTGCCCTAGGGTTACAGAACCACACCACAATTACTGGTGCTGCTCACAACTCAGCACTTCAAGCTTAGAGGTTCATTTGGCAGAACTACTGGGAGAAGTGTGTGGGAAACACAGGCAAGCACACACAAATTAAAATAGACAATGAAATAAGCATTGGTTGAAACATGTGGCAACTGTTTAGAAAGCATTATGATTGGGCTAATGATAAATCACTTCTAGATAGTGAGTTGCAGCTGGACGGTCACTCACTCTGTCTGATTTGAAGGGAAGAATTTGTCAAACTACTGTACAAGCTACACTACAAAATTACCCTGTggtatccatccctcctctcagtaactaCTTTTTTAAAACTGTTGATGCCGGAGTTCCCAGGCCTTTACAGTTCCACCCTGCTTGGACATGTAACGTTCTGTTGAGGACCATTTCCTTTCCATTTCCACAGGAAGTGCAGACAGAACCGATCATTGCTGATGCCCTGAGGGACCCGAGAAAAGGCAGACAACGCTGCAAAAACCAGGGGAGGGAGGGGCTTCCATCAGCTCATCTACCAATCAAAGTGACCATCGACTACGTGAAGAGTAAGCTCATAGAAGTAGCCAACAGTAAGCCACAGTTTATAGCTAGATTAGAACTAGTCTACTGCAACCAATATTCATATACAGTACAATGGTAAAACTATGTGACAGATTGATTTATTTGCTGACTAGTTGATCAACTGATTGACTTGCTGATGTATTATTGTCCCAGAGGGGGAGCTGAGAGCAGCTATGATCCATTGGGACGAGGCGCAGGGCCACCTGAAGAAGATGCGTTACCATGACGGCCGTCTCCTGGTGGACGAGTCAGGCCTGTACTACGTCTACGCCAAGACCTGTTTCCGCTACTATGACCTGGAACCTGAGATGGAGCCCAGCGATGCCCCTGGACACGCCCTCGCCACACCCCAGACCGTGGACGTAAACAACGCCCAGCTCATCCAGTACATCTCCCAGGAGAAACACACGTCCTCGCCCAGCAAGTCTGTGGTGCTGATGAAGACAGGCAGCACCATGCGCTGGAATAACTCCCAGTATAACATGTACTGTGCCCAGCAGGGCAGGGGGGTGATGCTACAGCAAGGGGACGGACTGTTTGTTAACGTGTCCAACGCCTGGATGCTGGACCCTGAACCGGAGGGGACGTACTTTGGGGCGATCAAGATGGGGGACTGAACCCACATACAGAGAAGGAGGATGTGCTACTGGACGTTCTGCAGGCGTAACTGCCAAacaaccacagagagacagagcacttACTGAATTTGTAATtgatttgtttttgtattgaaaAGGTATGGGCTATTTGCTCTTCACCAGATAGCCTTCTTACCCAATAGAGAATGATGATAGGCAGTTATTTAGATGAGGTGTTATGGATACCTCTGGTCACTCACTAGGCCTCAACAAACCACATAATACACCGTGCACACATACTTTAGACAAGACAACCATGTTCCTTGTGGTCCAAAACGACACTGGATGCTTTTTAGTAGACCTGTAACATTTTATACAGCTGATAGTTATCAACCACTTAAGATTGTTGATATTTGTAATTCCAGGGAGCGCTTTTGAAAATGTTtgtacaatgtttttttttcaagcaTAGTAGTATGAATCCTATTGAAAATGTTTGTTTATCAGCTAACG is a window from the Oncorhynchus tshawytscha isolate Ot180627B linkage group LG03, Otsh_v2.0, whole genome shotgun sequence genome containing:
- the tnfsf11 gene encoding tumor necrosis factor ligand superfamily member 11 isoform X1 translates to MAANDYRGYLRNHSDTESAQPRYHPSHGSEPTYRPLIFGTLAIMGFLQIASSVAILLHLTGYLQEVDISSAPQQPIEEVQTEPIIADALRDPRKGRQRCKNQGREGLPSAHLPIKVTIDYVKSKLIEVANKGELRAAMIHWDEAQGHLKKMRYHDGRLLVDESGLYYVYAKTCFRYYDLEPEMEPSDAPGHALATPQTVDVNNAQLIQYISQEKHTSSPSKSVVLMKTGSTMRWNNSQYNMYCAQQGRGVMLQQGDGLFVNVSNAWMLDPEPEGTYFGAIKMGD
- the tnfsf11 gene encoding tumor necrosis factor ligand superfamily member 11 isoform X2; translated protein: MAANDYRGYLRNHSDTESAQPRYHPSHGSEPTYRPLIFGTLAIMGFLQIASSVAILLHLTGYLQEVDISSAPQQPIEEVQTEPIIADALRDPRKGRQRCKNQGREGLPSAHLPIKVTIDYVKKGELRAAMIHWDEAQGHLKKMRYHDGRLLVDESGLYYVYAKTCFRYYDLEPEMEPSDAPGHALATPQTVDVNNAQLIQYISQEKHTSSPSKSVVLMKTGSTMRWNNSQYNMYCAQQGRGVMLQQGDGLFVNVSNAWMLDPEPEGTYFGAIKMGD